A single region of the Pseudanabaena sp. FACHB-2040 genome encodes:
- a CDS encoding Uma2 family endonuclease, which translates to MVTLKLRQLEVPPGQSLLLNDVSWSTLEAILDELGERRSSRIAYDRGRLEVMTPLPEHEYFKETLSDAVKDIAEELDINYESYGSTTWRREVKQAGLEPDNCFYFQNEALVRGKLNFDLNQDPPPDLALEIDITSKSLDRFPIYARLGVPELWYYDSGALKIYHLQNTDYVLAKRSLVFPLLAVQTLPQLIESHRSSGRLAVRRAIRQWVREQLEQQK; encoded by the coding sequence ATGGTTACGTTGAAGCTTCGACAGTTGGAAGTTCCGCCAGGTCAATCCCTGCTGCTCAATGATGTGAGTTGGTCTACGCTTGAGGCGATTTTAGACGAGTTGGGAGAACGCCGGAGTAGCCGAATTGCTTATGACCGGGGCAGGTTAGAAGTTATGACACCGCTACCAGAGCATGAGTACTTTAAAGAAACCCTTAGCGATGCTGTTAAAGACATTGCTGAGGAACTAGATATTAACTATGAGAGCTACGGCTCTACAACCTGGCGGCGCGAAGTCAAACAAGCTGGGTTAGAACCTGATAACTGCTTCTATTTTCAGAACGAAGCGCTGGTTCGCGGCAAACTAAACTTTGACCTCAATCAAGACCCACCCCCCGATCTGGCCCTTGAAATTGACATCACCAGCAAATCCCTGGATCGCTTTCCTATCTATGCACGATTGGGGGTGCCCGAGCTGTGGTATTACGACAGCGGAGCACTGAAGATCTATCACCTGCAAAACACTGATTATGTGCTGGCTAAGCGCAGCCTTGTGTTTCCTTTGCTGGCAGTTCAGACATTGCCTCAATTGATTGAAAGCCATCGCAGCAGCGGTAGGCTAGCGGTAAGGCGAGCGATAAGACAATGGGTGCGAGAGCAACTAGAACAGCAGAAATGA
- a CDS encoding GDSL-type esterase/lipase family protein: MLAIQYEQRTSRLPAKSHPKKVVVLGDSLVYGFGDFEGGGWVERIRRRSMALGEAGPVFYNLGVRGDGVRQVTQRLEQEFRLRGELRNRVPDLIILSVGVNDSARVGRPTGRQLTDYEAFQHDIESLLKQAKQLCPVLFVGMTPIDERPMPFSEVLYYSHTDQWRYKEATRIACEALEVPYLDVLSHWLKRGDDWWRPLLSGDGLHPNVAGYCALLNDILSWEAFQGALDSPELAL, from the coding sequence ATGTTGGCAATCCAATATGAGCAGCGCACCTCAAGACTTCCTGCCAAGAGCCATCCCAAAAAGGTTGTGGTCTTGGGAGATAGCTTGGTATATGGTTTTGGAGACTTTGAAGGGGGTGGCTGGGTAGAGCGTATCCGGCGGCGCAGCATGGCTTTGGGAGAGGCAGGCCCGGTTTTTTACAACCTAGGCGTGCGAGGAGATGGGGTGAGGCAGGTGACTCAACGGCTGGAGCAGGAGTTTCGCCTGCGGGGCGAGTTGAGAAATCGGGTCCCTGATTTGATTATTCTGTCCGTTGGTGTGAACGATTCCGCTCGTGTGGGCAGGCCTACAGGGCGGCAACTGACTGACTATGAAGCGTTTCAGCATGACATAGAGAGCTTACTCAAGCAGGCTAAGCAACTGTGCCCTGTGCTGTTTGTAGGAATGACTCCGATTGATGAACGGCCCATGCCGTTTTCTGAGGTGCTCTATTACTCCCATACCGATCAGTGGCGCTACAAAGAGGCCACTCGGATAGCCTGTGAAGCGCTTGAGGTTCCTTATCTAGATGTTCTAAGCCACTGGCTGAAGCGGGGCGATGACTGGTGGCGGCCTCTACTCTCTGGTGATGGTTTGCATCCCAATGTAGCTGGATACTGCGCTTTGCTGAACGACATCTTGAGTTGGGAGGCGTTTCAAGGGGCTTTAGATAGCCCTGAATTGGCTCTCTAG
- a CDS encoding CatB-related O-acetyltransferase, which translates to MQQAQKVRYKIDGLRKILAFPIYSLNDVRIAPGTVITGRLDIGRGTRINTPSLFQGDVQIGRYCAIAGGMSVWESNHYVEQLVMQNHLAQLIQSPYPVVGATKGPVVIGDGVWVGYGVHVLSGVQIGEGAVIGAGSVVTKSVPPYAIFAGNPAKLIRYRIPQELVPSVCGLKLYDRPLSRLKQVSGLLTEKFDRTTLAQMQRMLGESKELVCR; encoded by the coding sequence ATGCAGCAGGCCCAGAAGGTTCGCTACAAAATAGATGGTCTTCGCAAAATATTGGCTTTTCCTATCTACTCGCTCAACGATGTTCGAATTGCTCCAGGTACGGTGATTACCGGCCGTCTTGACATTGGCCGTGGAACGAGAATTAATACTCCTTCACTGTTTCAGGGAGATGTTCAGATTGGTAGGTACTGTGCGATCGCAGGTGGAATGTCAGTCTGGGAGTCAAATCATTACGTCGAACAGCTGGTTATGCAGAATCACCTAGCCCAGTTGATTCAGAGTCCTTACCCGGTGGTTGGGGCGACTAAGGGGCCCGTGGTTATTGGAGACGGTGTTTGGGTTGGTTATGGGGTTCATGTTTTAAGCGGAGTCCAGATTGGCGAAGGTGCTGTGATTGGAGCAGGTTCAGTCGTTACTAAATCTGTTCCTCCCTATGCCATTTTTGCAGGCAACCCGGCTAAGCTCATCCGCTACCGGATTCCTCAAGAACTGGTTCCTTCGGTGTGTGGCCTGAAGCTGTACGACCGGCCTTTATCCAGATTGAAGCAGGTTAGTGGACTGCTGACTGAGAAGTTTGACCGGACAACTCTGGCTCAAATGCAGAGGATGCTGGGGGAATCTAAAGAATTAGTCTGTAGATAA
- a CDS encoding D-Ala-D-Ala carboxypeptidase family metallohydrolase, giving the protein MKIKAKSDTLFKLKPKLSNELSATEKVFVKNGTEFEIEYYVDVGSNHWQIELLESAVGDSKITSWYIFRPDFELKTPITLKVVSDTLFKLEPKLSSELTDIQKIFVKNGTQFEVASYLPAASNHTRLALANATLGPNRLNSWYAYTPDIKLQGDRQELKVVSDTLFKAEPTLSSELSAADKIFVKNGTVFELSSYGAIEKNHVRVALQGAFLGPGNRNTWYAYAPDIQISGNIPGNRPNDQNSAGSGSSSQPANPVNPTNPVNPANPVNLGKAMRFPGFDGLYYTNNPIIWTTAYGERGHFTWGEATHGGTRIPENQDVVYGMIRVAKALEDIRYRFGGRPMSINSWYRPPAVNAAVGGASQSRHLAGDAADFVISGYHPYDVFDKLDAWWGNKGGLASASVFTHIDTRGYRARWSYGY; this is encoded by the coding sequence ATGAAAATCAAGGCTAAGAGCGACACCTTGTTCAAACTCAAGCCCAAGCTGTCGAATGAGCTTTCTGCTACTGAGAAAGTATTCGTCAAAAATGGAACAGAGTTTGAGATTGAGTACTATGTTGATGTGGGCAGCAACCATTGGCAGATCGAACTTTTGGAGTCTGCCGTAGGCGACTCCAAGATAACGTCTTGGTATATTTTTCGGCCCGATTTTGAGCTAAAAACTCCAATTACGCTTAAAGTCGTTAGCGACACGCTCTTCAAGCTGGAGCCTAAACTATCGAGCGAACTCACAGATATCCAAAAAATCTTCGTCAAAAATGGGACTCAGTTTGAAGTCGCTTCTTATCTGCCTGCCGCCAGCAACCACACCCGGCTCGCTCTAGCCAATGCCACACTAGGCCCCAATAGGCTCAATAGCTGGTACGCCTATACCCCTGACATTAAGCTTCAGGGCGATCGCCAGGAGCTGAAGGTGGTCAGCGATACGCTGTTCAAAGCCGAACCAACGCTTTCGAGTGAACTGTCAGCCGCCGACAAGATCTTTGTTAAAAACGGAACAGTTTTTGAGCTCAGTTCCTACGGCGCAATCGAGAAAAACCACGTTAGAGTCGCGCTGCAAGGTGCTTTTCTCGGGCCTGGCAACCGCAACACCTGGTATGCCTACGCCCCAGATATTCAAATCAGCGGCAACATTCCTGGAAACAGACCGAACGATCAAAATTCTGCCGGGAGTGGGAGTAGCTCTCAACCTGCAAACCCTGTCAACCCTACAAACCCTGTTAACCCTGCCAATCCCGTTAACCTCGGTAAGGCTATGCGGTTTCCTGGCTTTGATGGGCTCTACTACACCAATAACCCCATCATTTGGACAACAGCTTACGGGGAGCGAGGGCACTTTACCTGGGGAGAAGCAACCCATGGAGGTACTCGCATCCCTGAAAACCAGGATGTAGTGTATGGCATGATTCGAGTAGCTAAAGCTCTGGAAGATATCCGCTACAGATTTGGTGGACGCCCCATGAGTATCAACTCCTGGTACCGACCCCCTGCTGTGAACGCGGCTGTAGGGGGCGCTAGTCAGTCTCGTCATTTAGCAGGAGATGCCGCAGACTTTGTCATCTCTGGATACCACCCCTACGATGTGTTCGACAAGCTAGACGCTTGGTGGGGCAACAAAGGTGGGCTAGCCAGCGCCTCAGTTTTTACTCATATTGATACACGGGGCTACCGTGCTCGCTGGTCCTACGGCTACTAA
- a CDS encoding D-Ala-D-Ala carboxypeptidase family metallohydrolase produces the protein MKVIVKSDTWFKLSPKSSNELTDLEKVIVKRGTELEVQFYVEVGADHLKIKLANATLDSQQTKDWFVFKPDIEVKGSGVELTVVSDTLFKLKPVNSRELSDAEKVFVKRGTQFELSSYLPAEGNHTRVALSNQFLGPNNRNTWYVYSPDMKVTGDKVDLKVVSDTLFKARPELSSQLTADEKAFVKTGSVFELQSHAPAPNNHVKVALDGAFLGSNNLTTWYAYTSDITVEGNEPLNKPKDNQPANPKDPGRAIRLPGFTGLYYLNNSIVPGGSFTWGEATHAGTRIPVDQSIVYGMIRVAQHMEEIRKMFGNRPISINSWYRDPVTNRRVGGARFSRHLNGDAIDFNIQGYHPSSVYAKLNGWWGTRGGLASSSVFTHIDVRGYRARWSYGY, from the coding sequence ATGAAAGTAATTGTTAAGAGCGATACCTGGTTTAAGCTTAGCCCCAAGTCCTCAAACGAACTGACCGACCTAGAAAAAGTCATTGTCAAGCGAGGAACAGAGCTAGAAGTCCAGTTTTACGTAGAAGTTGGGGCCGATCATCTAAAGATCAAACTGGCCAATGCAACCCTGGACAGCCAGCAGACTAAAGACTGGTTTGTCTTTAAGCCAGATATCGAAGTCAAAGGCTCAGGGGTAGAACTCACTGTGGTCAGCGACACCCTCTTCAAGCTCAAACCTGTTAACTCCCGCGAACTGTCTGATGCTGAGAAAGTTTTTGTCAAACGAGGCACCCAGTTTGAGCTGTCTTCGTATCTGCCAGCTGAAGGTAATCACACTCGGGTAGCGCTGTCCAATCAATTTTTGGGACCCAACAATCGCAACACCTGGTATGTCTATAGCCCGGACATGAAAGTTACCGGAGACAAGGTTGACTTGAAGGTGGTCAGCGACACTCTGTTTAAAGCTAGGCCAGAACTGTCTAGTCAGCTTACAGCAGACGAAAAAGCCTTTGTTAAAACCGGCAGTGTCTTTGAGCTGCAATCTCACGCGCCTGCCCCTAATAACCACGTTAAGGTCGCCTTAGACGGGGCATTTTTAGGGTCAAATAACCTAACTACCTGGTATGCCTATACTTCAGATATCACCGTTGAGGGCAATGAGCCCCTGAACAAGCCCAAAGACAATCAGCCTGCCAATCCGAAAGATCCAGGTAGAGCCATTCGCCTGCCAGGCTTCACCGGTCTCTACTATCTAAACAATTCAATTGTGCCAGGCGGTAGCTTTACCTGGGGAGAAGCTACCCACGCAGGCACCCGTATTCCTGTGGACCAGTCGATAGTCTACGGCATGATTCGCGTGGCTCAACACATGGAAGAAATTCGGAAAATGTTTGGCAACCGACCTATCTCCATCAACTCCTGGTATCGCGATCCGGTAACCAACCGACGAGTAGGAGGAGCCCGGTTTTCCCGCCATCTTAATGGAGACGCTATTGACTTCAATATTCAGGGGTATCATCCCTCTAGCGTCTACGCCAAGCTAAATGGTTGGTGGGGAACCCGAGGTGGGTTGGCCAGCTCTTCTGTATTTACCCACATTGACGTCCGAGGCTATCGTGCTCGCTGGTCCTATGGATACTAA
- a CDS encoding DUF1818 family protein, producing the protein MSRYIKEGNGWRLGWNAATPTYQGLIAGEHWSIELTRSEFQDFCALAQQLSQAMSQISSELMESERIAMEAETEHIWLEVEGFPHHFSLHIIVQTGRRCEGNWPEDAVTELLQAIPQLTLF; encoded by the coding sequence ATGAGTCGCTACATTAAGGAGGGCAACGGCTGGCGTTTAGGCTGGAATGCAGCAACCCCTACTTACCAAGGACTAATCGCGGGTGAACATTGGTCAATTGAGCTAACCCGGTCTGAGTTTCAGGACTTCTGCGCCTTGGCCCAGCAGCTATCTCAGGCGATGAGCCAGATCAGCAGTGAGCTCATGGAATCAGAGCGCATTGCGATGGAAGCTGAAACCGAGCACATCTGGCTGGAAGTAGAAGGCTTTCCCCATCACTTTAGCCTCCACATCATTGTGCAGACAGGCCGCCGCTGCGAAGGCAATTGGCCAGAAGACGCTGTGACCGAGCTACTACAGGCAATTCCCCAACTAACCCTGTTTTGA
- a CDS encoding DNA-directed RNA polymerase subunit omega, with amino-acid sequence MIKRSPFDNTQVMRRTEELIRAASNRYRITVQVANRAQRRRFEEFDSYDDPKMKPVLRAIIEMSDELTQPEIIGE; translated from the coding sequence ATGATCAAGCGTTCGCCCTTCGACAATACTCAGGTTATGCGCCGCACCGAGGAGCTAATCCGGGCAGCCTCCAACCGCTACAGAATTACTGTCCAAGTCGCTAATCGGGCTCAGAGACGGCGTTTTGAGGAATTTGACAGCTACGACGATCCCAAAATGAAGCCAGTCCTACGGGCCATCATTGAAATGTCCGATGAGCTGACCCAACCCGAAATCATCGGGGAATAG